AATAAACACCCAGTCTTCAAAAGCTTCTCTATTTAGAGAGGCTTTGAAAAGGCTAAGAAAAATTTAACAATGAATAATTTCCCAAAAATTATCATATCTGGAGGTGGCACAGGCGGGCATATATTTCCCGCCGTTGCCATAGCCAATGCCTTAAAAAGCATTTCGCCTAATTGCGAGATTCTTTTTGTGGGTGCAGTGGGAAGAATGGAAATGGAAAAAGTTCCTGCCGCTGGATATAAGATTGTGGGTTTAAATATTAGTGGCATACAAAGAGGTTCTATTTTAAAAAATTTAGGCTTACCCTTTAAAGTTATAGTAAGTGTACGCAAGGCGATGAAATTGATTTCAGATTTCAAGCCAGATGCAGTAGTTGGTGTTGGCGGTTTCGCTTCTGGACCTTTATTATATGCTGCCTCATTAAAAAAGGTACCTTATTTGATACAAGAACAAAATTCTTATGCTGGCGTAACAAATAAACTGTTGGGCAAGGGAGCGGCTAAAATTTGTGTGGCTTTTGATGGAATGGAACAATTTTTTCCAGCAGATAGAATATTAAAAACTGGAAACCCAGTAAGAACAAACATAGTTGATATTAAGGATAAACATTTCGCAGGAGCAGAGTTGTTAAAACTAGACCCCTTAAAGAAAATAATCTTAGTTACTGGGGGTAGTTTAGGTGCAAGAACCTTAAATAAAAGTATAGAGAAACATTTGCCAGAAATCATCTCACAAGATGTGCAGGTAGTATGGCAAACTGGAAA
The sequence above is drawn from the Pedobacter frigiditerrae genome and encodes:
- the murG gene encoding undecaprenyldiphospho-muramoylpentapeptide beta-N-acetylglucosaminyltransferase, which codes for MNNFPKIIISGGGTGGHIFPAVAIANALKSISPNCEILFVGAVGRMEMEKVPAAGYKIVGLNISGIQRGSILKNLGLPFKVIVSVRKAMKLISDFKPDAVVGVGGFASGPLLYAASLKKVPYLIQEQNSYAGVTNKLLGKGAAKICVAFDGMEQFFPADRILKTGNPVRTNIVDIKDKHFAGAELLKLDPLKKIILVTGGSLGARTLNKSIEKHLPEIISQDVQVVWQTGKFYYKEIIERLGAYHPNVVILEFLNKMDLAYAAADVIISRAGAGTIAELCLIKKPVILVPSPNVAEDHQTKNAMALVKNDAAILINDRSAEDTLVFEALKLLQNKERCKILSENIGKMALQDADRVIAEEVLKLVKS